In Pseudoxanthomonas indica, the following are encoded in one genomic region:
- a CDS encoding glycosyltransferase family 4 protein, with the protein MKFLFVGSSPDHGGAEVHFTALAQALQEQGHGVEAMVDPRGFIAAELARANVPLHRRRFRNVIDPCAHARLHRAIRDFRPDALIGNFGKDYWPLVLAGRMAKVPVALFRHSVTALNPLSSRWLPRLAHSYFAVSHYARAVYADHGMDAQCVQVLHNPVDVRRFQHAEQVRAQVLAELDIPQDAIVVGYCGRMRSKGIYTLLEASALAMARDPRVHCLWVGEDGGGELRSAAAFLPHADRHRFTGLVDDTERYYSAFSMLAFPSLAPETFGRVSIEAQACGIPVLGSDIGGVPETLIPGSSGLLLPPGDARAWKRGILALCDPAARAAMAVAGRAFVEQRFSYPVIAGQLVARMQAGR; encoded by the coding sequence ATGAAGTTCCTGTTTGTGGGTTCCTCGCCGGATCACGGCGGTGCGGAAGTGCATTTCACCGCGCTGGCGCAGGCGCTGCAGGAACAGGGCCATGGCGTGGAAGCGATGGTGGATCCGCGTGGCTTCATCGCAGCGGAACTGGCCCGTGCCAACGTGCCGCTGCATCGGCGACGCTTCCGCAATGTGATCGATCCCTGTGCACATGCGCGCCTGCACCGCGCCATCCGCGACTTCAGGCCTGATGCCTTGATTGGCAATTTCGGCAAGGACTACTGGCCGTTGGTGCTGGCCGGGCGGATGGCCAAGGTGCCGGTGGCGCTGTTCCGCCACAGCGTGACCGCACTCAATCCGCTGTCCAGCCGCTGGCTGCCGCGGCTGGCGCATTCGTATTTCGCGGTCTCGCACTATGCGCGTGCTGTGTATGCCGACCACGGCATGGATGCCCAGTGCGTGCAGGTGCTGCACAACCCGGTGGATGTGAGGCGCTTCCAACATGCCGAACAGGTGCGCGCCCAGGTGCTGGCGGAGCTGGATATTCCGCAGGACGCAATCGTCGTCGGTTACTGCGGGCGGATGCGCAGCAAGGGCATCTACACGTTGCTGGAGGCTTCGGCCCTGGCGATGGCGCGCGATCCGCGCGTGCATTGCCTGTGGGTGGGCGAAGACGGCGGCGGTGAGCTGCGCTCGGCCGCCGCCTTCCTGCCGCATGCGGATCGCCACCGCTTCACCGGCCTGGTCGACGATACCGAGCGCTACTACAGCGCCTTCTCGATGCTGGCCTTTCCCTCGCTGGCGCCGGAGACCTTCGGCCGCGTATCGATCGAAGCGCAGGCCTGCGGCATCCCGGTGCTGGGCAGTGACATCGGCGGGGTGCCCGAAACCCTGATCCCCGGCAGCAGCGGGCTGCTGTTGCCGCCGGGCGATGCGCGCGCCTGGAAGCGCGGCATCCTGGCGTTGTGCGACCCGGCCGCCCGCGCGGCCATGGCGGTCGCCGGCCGCGCCTTTGTCGAGCAACGTTTCAGCTATCCGGTGATCGCCGGTCAGCTGGTGGCGCGGATGCAGGCCGGCCGCTGA
- the metG gene encoding methionine--tRNA ligase translates to MNHPALVTTALPYANGPLHLGHLVGYIQADIWVRARRLAGRTVHFVCADDTHGTPIMLAAEKAGVSPEAFIAGTQASHERDFAAFGVAFDHYDSTHSPTNRALTEAFYTALEKNGHIGRRNVAQFYDAAKGMFLPDRYIKGTCPNCGTPDQYGDNCEVCGATYAPTDLKEPRSVLSNTTPEMRDSEHFFFEVGQFEGFLRGWLAGDVALPGVKAKLMEWLDAEGGLRAWDISRDAPYFGFEIPGQPGKYFYVWLDAPIGYLSSFKILCEREGIDFDAYLRAGSDAELHHFIGKDIVNFHGLFWPAVLHGSGHRAPTRLHVNGYLTVDGAKMSKSRGTFVMARTFLDVGLEPEALRYYYAAKSSGGVDDLDLNLGDFIARVNADLVGKYVNLASRCAGIASKNFGGRLSITPQQQQLIAATVAAASENLPPPGEASMEGDAIATLVAVAAQLQRAVKHYEQNDFGRVCREVMAAADSANEFVARTAPWALAKDPERAADLGIVLFAALSMFRDISIALQPILPVTTRKALAFLSLGEQTLPFAKIGAHASFQSIDITAYSALFTRIDPKLIDAMTDASKDTLQSAPTAVTPATAAKPVKTEAKAEAKSDAGASEYIDIADFAKLDLRIGQVLVCEFVEGSDKLLRFELDAGELGKRQIFSGIRASYGEPETLVGRKVVFIANLAPRKMRFGLSEGMILSAGFDGGALALLDADASALPGMPVR, encoded by the coding sequence ATGAATCACCCCGCGCTTGTCACCACCGCCCTGCCCTACGCCAACGGCCCGCTGCACCTGGGTCATCTGGTGGGCTACATCCAGGCCGATATCTGGGTACGCGCCCGCCGCCTGGCCGGCCGTACCGTCCATTTCGTCTGCGCGGATGACACCCACGGCACGCCGATCATGCTGGCGGCGGAGAAGGCCGGAGTCAGTCCGGAAGCCTTCATCGCCGGCACCCAGGCCAGCCACGAGCGCGACTTCGCCGCCTTCGGCGTAGCCTTCGATCATTACGACTCGACCCACTCGCCGACCAATCGCGCGCTGACCGAGGCCTTCTATACCGCGCTGGAGAAGAACGGCCACATCGGTCGCCGCAACGTGGCGCAGTTCTATGATGCCGCCAAGGGCATGTTCCTGCCCGACCGCTACATCAAGGGCACCTGCCCCAATTGCGGCACGCCGGACCAATACGGCGACAACTGCGAAGTGTGCGGCGCCACCTACGCACCCACCGACCTGAAAGAGCCGCGCTCGGTGCTGTCCAACACCACCCCGGAGATGCGCGACTCCGAGCATTTCTTCTTCGAAGTCGGCCAGTTCGAAGGCTTCCTGCGCGGCTGGCTGGCCGGCGACGTGGCGCTGCCCGGCGTCAAGGCCAAGCTGATGGAGTGGCTGGATGCCGAAGGTGGCCTGCGCGCCTGGGACATCTCGCGTGACGCGCCCTACTTCGGTTTCGAAATCCCCGGCCAGCCCGGCAAGTATTTCTACGTCTGGCTGGATGCGCCGATCGGTTACCTGAGCAGCTTCAAGATCCTGTGCGAGCGCGAGGGCATCGATTTCGACGCCTACCTGCGCGCCGGCAGCGACGCCGAGCTGCACCATTTCATCGGCAAGGACATCGTCAACTTCCATGGTCTGTTCTGGCCGGCGGTGCTGCACGGCAGCGGCCATCGCGCGCCGACGCGCCTGCACGTCAATGGCTACCTGACCGTGGACGGCGCCAAGATGTCCAAGTCGCGCGGCACCTTCGTGATGGCGCGGACCTTCCTGGACGTGGGCCTGGAGCCGGAAGCACTGCGTTACTACTACGCGGCCAAGTCCTCGGGCGGCGTGGACGATCTGGATTTGAACCTGGGCGACTTCATCGCCCGCGTCAATGCGGATCTGGTGGGCAAGTACGTCAACCTCGCAAGCCGGTGTGCCGGTATCGCCAGCAAGAATTTCGGCGGCCGCTTGAGCATCACGCCGCAACAACAGCAGCTCATCGCCGCTACCGTGGCTGCGGCGAGCGAGAACCTGCCGCCGCCGGGCGAAGCCAGCATGGAAGGCGACGCCATCGCCACCCTGGTCGCCGTCGCCGCGCAACTGCAGCGTGCGGTCAAGCACTATGAGCAGAACGACTTTGGCCGCGTCTGCCGCGAAGTGATGGCCGCGGCCGACAGCGCCAACGAATTCGTCGCGCGCACCGCCCCCTGGGCGCTGGCCAAGGATCCCGAGCGCGCTGCCGATCTGGGCATCGTGCTGTTTGCCGCGCTGAGCATGTTCCGCGACATCTCGATTGCGCTGCAGCCCATCCTGCCGGTCACCACGCGCAAGGCGCTGGCTTTCCTGTCGCTGGGCGAGCAGACACTGCCGTTCGCGAAGATCGGTGCGCACGCCTCGTTCCAGAGCATCGACATCACCGCCTATTCCGCCTTGTTCACCCGCATCGACCCGAAACTGATTGACGCCATGACCGACGCCTCGAAAGACACCCTGCAATCCGCACCCACCGCCGTCACGCCGGCAACGGCTGCCAAGCCGGTCAAGACCGAAGCGAAGGCCGAAGCGAAGTCGGACGCGGGCGCCAGCGAGTACATCGACATCGCCGACTTCGCCAAGCTGGATCTGCGTATCGGCCAGGTGCTGGTGTGCGAGTTCGTCGAAGGCTCGGACAAGCTGCTGCGCTTTGAACTGGATGCCGGCGAGTTGGGCAAGCGGCAGATTTTTTCCGGCATCCGCGCCAGCTATGGCGAGCCGGAAACGCTGGTCGGTCGCAAGGTGGTGTTCATCGCCAATCTGGCGCCGCGCAAGATGCGTTTCGGTCTGAGCGAGGGGATGATCCTGTCGGCGGGTTTCGACGGCGGCGCGCTGGCGCTGCTGGATGCCGACGCCAGCGCCCTGCCCGGCATGCCGGTTCGCTGA
- a CDS encoding polysaccharide deacetylase family protein produces MSAPRNADTPPATAIPILMYHNIARPPRELRSHRSLYVQPSSFARQMWLLRRLGYQGMSMDRAMPYLRGDLHGRVAVITLDDGYRDNLQHALPVLQAHGFSATCYVVSDAVGRFNTWDASLLRVHKPLMTIAQLRHWQEAGMEVGAHTRRHPHLTRCSDAQLDEEILGGRELLQDLLGSAITQFCYPYGDVDDRVVARVKAAGFAAATTTRRGRARGGDDAWRLPRVPVSYRHLLPSFALRVLTDYEAGRS; encoded by the coding sequence ATGTCCGCGCCGCGCAACGCCGATACGCCTCCCGCTACGGCCATTCCGATCCTGATGTACCACAACATCGCGCGGCCACCGCGCGAGCTGCGCTCGCACCGCAGTCTGTACGTGCAGCCATCCTCGTTCGCACGACAGATGTGGCTGCTGCGGCGCCTGGGCTACCAGGGCATGTCGATGGATCGGGCCATGCCCTACCTGCGTGGCGATCTGCACGGCCGGGTGGCGGTGATCACGCTCGACGACGGTTACCGCGACAACCTGCAACACGCACTGCCCGTGCTGCAGGCGCACGGCTTCAGCGCCACCTGCTACGTGGTCAGCGACGCGGTCGGCCGCTTCAACACCTGGGATGCCAGCCTGCTGCGCGTGCACAAGCCGCTGATGACGATCGCCCAGTTGCGTCACTGGCAGGAAGCCGGAATGGAAGTGGGCGCGCATACCCGGCGCCATCCGCATCTGACCCGCTGCAGCGATGCGCAGCTGGATGAGGAAATCCTCGGTGGCCGCGAGCTGCTGCAGGATCTGCTGGGCAGTGCGATTACCCAGTTCTGCTACCCCTACGGCGACGTCGATGATCGCGTGGTGGCGCGGGTGAAGGCGGCCGGATTCGCCGCCGCCACCACCACCCGTCGCGGACGCGCCCGTGGCGGCGATGACGCCTGGCGGCTGCCGCGCGTGCCGGTGAGCTATCGCCACCTGTTGCCCAGCTTCGCCTTGCGCGTGCTGACCGATTACGAAGCCGGTCGAAGCTGA
- a CDS encoding TonB-dependent receptor plug domain-containing protein — protein MHVNTLKRSRLAVSLMAALLAPAAFAQDAAPAPAEDATNLDKVTVTGSLIPKTQLENFTPVTTISAEDIKARGFTSVADVLQKSSFSTGGVQGGQSSASFTQGAETVSMFGLDPGYTKYLIDGRPMANYPALYNGSDTFNNISGIPIDLVERIEILPGGQSSLYGSDAIAGVINIILKKNMEGGALSVRGGATSDGGGDSFRVSLAKGFVGMDGRLNVLAGIQAETKDPIWGYQRDLTKQYNTHGYSAPVAGRDFLVNGYSNFAAEGFANPDNYGYVFADPNNCANTTGQFGGSTGLRERAGFGQYCGSFLSPGYRTIANGKDAAQVYTHATFDVSDTFQLYGDLLYSHEETEYNVGAGYTWWGTSAKYGYYYDPDLDALVNLQRGFAPEDVGGQGFRDINSTDKSDSYSITFGGKGTWGAWDYDLSASRTEYRLKERSWARWNDPINAYFEEHVLGPDLGPDPVYGAFPTFRPDYAAFYQPISPADFASFSGFTNTKSKTWDNMLRAQFTNSALFTLPGGDAGLAVVVEGGNQGWDYSPDPRLIPDPVTLESEVWGTTSVSGAGHRTRYAVTSELRLPVWEPLTVTLSGRYDAFDAYGNTVDKPTYSIGLEYRPVESLLLRGKYGTAFRAPTLSDTFQGISGYYDSVTDYTRCADAGFLPGNTDQCDYDSEQFFGTQSGNPDLEPITADVWNVGAVWAPTRNLSMSLDYFSWDIRNEVDLQSADQLSLLEYYCNSGQLDAGSPSCQNALSWITRDTNGAIESIYTPKVNVAKQKLRAITASVNYMVDVGSFGSLSFAGNYTNTLDHTVTPLPGDPEIDLLRDPYYMWVYDAYAKTRADLSVAWAKDKWTTTVYANRLGKTPNYQAYTGRSFDFVNSAGAKAGWWAPYITYNMSVNYAALDNLEFSFMVNNVLDKTPENQASNFPGTESEPYNSNVYNAYGRSFFVEARYKFGQ, from the coding sequence ATGCACGTCAATACTCTCAAGCGGAGCCGCCTGGCGGTCTCGCTGATGGCCGCGTTGTTGGCCCCCGCCGCGTTCGCCCAGGACGCCGCCCCGGCCCCCGCCGAAGACGCCACGAATCTGGACAAGGTGACCGTCACCGGTTCCCTGATCCCCAAGACCCAGCTGGAGAACTTCACTCCGGTCACCACCATTTCGGCCGAAGACATCAAGGCGCGCGGTTTCACCAGCGTCGCCGATGTGCTGCAGAAGTCCTCGTTCTCCACTGGCGGCGTGCAGGGCGGCCAGAGCTCGGCCTCGTTCACCCAGGGCGCCGAGACGGTCAGCATGTTCGGCCTGGATCCGGGCTATACCAAGTACCTGATCGATGGTCGGCCGATGGCCAACTATCCGGCCCTGTACAACGGCAGCGACACCTTCAACAACATCAGCGGCATTCCGATCGATCTGGTCGAGCGGATTGAAATCCTGCCCGGTGGACAGTCCTCGCTGTACGGCTCGGACGCCATCGCCGGCGTCATCAACATCATCCTGAAGAAGAACATGGAAGGCGGCGCGCTCAGCGTGCGCGGCGGCGCCACCAGCGATGGCGGCGGCGACAGCTTCCGCGTCAGCCTGGCCAAGGGTTTCGTCGGCATGGACGGTCGCCTGAATGTGCTGGCCGGCATCCAGGCCGAGACCAAGGATCCTATCTGGGGTTACCAGCGGGATCTGACCAAGCAGTACAACACCCACGGCTACTCGGCGCCGGTGGCCGGCCGCGACTTCCTGGTCAACGGCTACAGCAACTTCGCCGCCGAAGGCTTTGCCAATCCGGACAACTACGGCTATGTGTTCGCCGATCCCAACAACTGCGCCAACACCACCGGTCAATTCGGCGGCAGCACCGGCCTGCGCGAGCGTGCCGGCTTTGGCCAGTACTGCGGTTCGTTCCTGAGCCCGGGTTACCGCACCATCGCCAACGGCAAGGACGCGGCACAGGTTTACACCCACGCCACCTTTGACGTGAGCGACACCTTCCAGCTGTACGGCGACCTGCTCTACAGCCACGAGGAAACCGAGTACAACGTCGGTGCCGGCTACACCTGGTGGGGCACCAGCGCCAAGTACGGCTACTACTACGATCCGGATCTGGACGCGCTGGTGAACCTGCAGCGCGGCTTCGCCCCGGAAGACGTGGGTGGCCAGGGCTTCCGCGACATCAACAGCACCGACAAGAGCGACTCCTACTCCATCACCTTCGGTGGCAAGGGCACCTGGGGCGCGTGGGATTACGACCTGAGCGCAAGCCGCACCGAGTACCGCCTGAAGGAACGCAGCTGGGCGCGCTGGAACGATCCGATCAACGCCTACTTCGAAGAGCACGTGCTGGGCCCGGATCTGGGTCCGGATCCGGTGTATGGCGCCTTCCCGACCTTCCGTCCGGACTATGCGGCGTTCTACCAGCCGATCAGCCCGGCCGATTTCGCCAGCTTCTCCGGCTTCACCAACACCAAGAGCAAGACCTGGGACAACATGCTGCGCGCGCAGTTCACCAACAGCGCGTTGTTCACCCTGCCGGGCGGCGACGCCGGCCTGGCGGTGGTGGTGGAAGGCGGCAACCAGGGCTGGGACTACTCGCCGGATCCGCGCCTGATCCCCGACCCGGTCACGCTGGAATCGGAAGTCTGGGGCACCACCTCGGTCAGCGGCGCCGGCCATCGCACGCGCTATGCGGTGACCAGCGAACTGCGCCTGCCGGTGTGGGAACCGCTGACGGTCACGCTGTCCGGCCGCTATGACGCCTTCGACGCCTATGGCAATACGGTCGACAAGCCGACCTACAGCATCGGCCTGGAATACCGCCCGGTCGAAAGCCTGCTGCTGCGCGGCAAGTACGGCACGGCCTTCCGCGCACCGACCCTGTCCGACACCTTCCAGGGCATCAGCGGCTACTACGACTCGGTCACCGACTACACCCGTTGCGCCGATGCTGGCTTCCTGCCCGGCAATACCGACCAGTGCGACTACGACTCCGAGCAGTTCTTCGGCACGCAGTCGGGCAATCCGGATCTGGAGCCGATCACCGCCGATGTCTGGAACGTGGGCGCGGTGTGGGCGCCGACCCGCAACCTGTCGATGTCGCTGGACTACTTCTCGTGGGACATCCGCAACGAAGTCGACCTGCAGAGCGCCGACCAGTTGTCGCTGCTGGAGTACTACTGCAACAGCGGCCAACTGGATGCCGGTTCGCCGAGCTGCCAGAACGCGCTGAGCTGGATTACGCGTGACACCAACGGTGCGATTGAAAGCATCTACACGCCCAAGGTCAACGTGGCCAAGCAGAAGCTGCGCGCGATCACCGCCAGCGTGAACTACATGGTGGACGTGGGCAGCTTCGGCAGCCTGTCGTTCGCCGGCAACTACACCAACACGCTGGACCACACCGTGACCCCGCTGCCGGGCGATCCGGAAATCGATCTGCTGCGCGATCCGTACTACATGTGGGTCTACGACGCGTATGCGAAGACCCGTGCGGACCTGTCGGTGGCCTGGGCCAAGGACAAGTGGACCACCACCGTCTACGCCAACCGCCTGGGCAAGACGCCCAACTACCAGGCCTACACCGGTCGCAGCTTCGACTTCGTCAACAGCGCGGGCGCCAAGGCCGGCTGGTGGGCGCCATACATCACCTACAACATGAGCGTGAACTACGCGGCGTTGGACAACCTGGAGTTCTCCTTCATGGTCAACAACGTGCTGGACAAGACCCCGGAAAACCAGGCCAGCAACTTTCCCGGCACCGAAAGCGAGCCGTACAACAGCAATGTGTACAACGCCTACGGTCGTTCGTTCTTCGTGGAAGCGCGCTACAAGTTCGGCCAGTAA
- the rnfB gene encoding Rnf electron transport complex subunit RnfB, translated as MATGTLPLVERLDRLLPQTQCGQCGYDGCRPYAEAMARGEAATDHCPPGGDEGARALARVLGTPVLAYDRSRGLHKPPMVAVVVEADCIGCTKCIQACPVDAIIGGAKHMHVVIDALCTGCELCVPACPVDCIEMEPALARPDLTSRAVP; from the coding sequence ATGGCCACCGGCACCCTGCCCCTCGTCGAACGCCTGGATCGCTTGCTGCCGCAGACCCAATGCGGGCAATGCGGCTATGACGGCTGTCGGCCCTATGCGGAGGCGATGGCGCGCGGTGAAGCCGCCACGGACCATTGTCCACCGGGAGGTGATGAGGGTGCGCGCGCGTTGGCGCGTGTGCTCGGTACGCCGGTGCTGGCCTATGACCGATCGCGCGGGCTGCACAAGCCGCCGATGGTGGCGGTGGTGGTGGAAGCGGATTGCATCGGGTGCACCAAGTGCATCCAGGCCTGTCCGGTGGATGCGATCATCGGCGGGGCCAAGCACATGCATGTGGTGATTGATGCGCTGTGTACGGGCTGCGAGTTGTGCGTGCCGGCGTGTCCGGTGGATTGCATCGAGATGGAGCCTGCCCTGGCACGCCCCGACCTGACATCACGGGCTGTTCCATAG
- a CDS encoding tetratricopeptide repeat-containing sulfotransferase family protein, protein MSQDPARIYRASVDALNRRDWAGALRLAQPLSAAFPQHAGVHFVAGVAALQLRRMDAAHAHLAQATRLNPERADYAAQFARLLATIHRQREAVAEADRALALSNGQPDDPMVLDILGVIYTQAHEAERAAQAFQRGVASLPNEPRLRFNLAATLTFVGDVEGAEREYEACLRLQPRYWKAYLSLSQLRRQTPADNHVARWQNALAQIGNDVEGALCVNMALEKEFDDLGDPRQAFAHLSQGKAAWRTRLNYDSARDAAMFQAVIDQFPEPPPDTDGSDSAEPIFVFGLPRTGTTLVDRILSSHGSVHSAGELNHFAVAVQAQAGLRARSLHEVLLQLRGRSIDWRALGQAYLASTRPGTGHTPHFVDKLPHNFLYAGFIARVFPNARMICLRRDPMDSCFNNFRQLFNLESPNYDYSFDLLDCGRYYLQFDRLMAHWRRALPGRILEVAYEDIVEAQEATTRQLLAFCGLPWDDACLAFERNTAPVATASAVQVRSPIYRSSLHRWKRYEEHLQALKDLLQAGGIELWNSP, encoded by the coding sequence ATGAGCCAGGACCCCGCCCGGATCTACCGAGCTTCGGTAGACGCGCTCAACCGGCGCGACTGGGCGGGGGCCTTGCGGCTGGCGCAGCCGCTGTCGGCCGCTTTTCCGCAACATGCCGGCGTGCACTTCGTCGCCGGCGTGGCGGCGCTGCAACTGCGGCGCATGGACGCTGCGCACGCACACCTGGCGCAGGCGACCCGACTCAATCCCGAACGCGCCGACTACGCCGCCCAATTCGCCCGCCTGCTCGCCACCATCCATCGCCAACGCGAAGCCGTGGCCGAAGCTGATCGCGCACTGGCGTTGAGCAACGGCCAGCCTGATGACCCGATGGTGCTCGACATCCTCGGCGTCATCTACACCCAGGCACACGAAGCCGAACGCGCCGCACAAGCCTTCCAACGCGGCGTCGCCAGCCTGCCCAACGAACCGCGCCTGCGCTTCAACCTCGCCGCGACCCTGACCTTCGTTGGCGACGTCGAAGGCGCCGAGCGCGAATACGAAGCCTGCCTGCGCCTGCAGCCGCGCTACTGGAAGGCCTACCTGTCGCTCTCGCAACTGCGCCGGCAGACACCGGCCGACAACCATGTGGCGCGCTGGCAGAACGCACTCGCGCAGATCGGCAATGACGTCGAAGGCGCCTTGTGCGTGAACATGGCGCTGGAGAAGGAGTTCGATGATCTCGGCGACCCGCGCCAGGCATTCGCACACCTGAGCCAGGGCAAGGCGGCGTGGCGCACCCGCCTCAATTACGACAGTGCGCGGGACGCGGCGATGTTCCAGGCCGTGATCGATCAATTCCCCGAGCCGCCGCCCGACACCGACGGCAGCGATTCGGCCGAGCCGATATTCGTCTTCGGCCTGCCGCGCACCGGCACCACGCTGGTGGATCGCATCCTGTCCTCGCACGGCAGCGTGCACTCGGCCGGCGAGTTGAACCATTTCGCCGTGGCCGTGCAGGCGCAAGCCGGCCTGCGCGCGCGTTCGCTGCACGAGGTGCTGCTGCAACTGCGCGGACGCAGCATCGACTGGCGCGCACTCGGCCAGGCTTACCTGGCCAGCACCCGGCCCGGCACCGGCCACACCCCGCACTTCGTCGACAAACTGCCGCACAACTTCCTCTACGCCGGCTTCATTGCGCGTGTGTTTCCAAACGCGCGGATGATCTGCCTGCGCCGGGATCCGATGGACAGCTGCTTCAACAATTTCCGCCAGCTGTTCAACCTGGAATCGCCCAACTACGACTACTCCTTCGACCTGCTCGACTGCGGTCGCTACTACCTGCAGTTCGACCGCCTCATGGCGCACTGGCGACGCGCCCTGCCCGGGCGGATTCTCGAAGTCGCGTACGAGGACATCGTCGAAGCACAGGAAGCCACGACCCGCCAGCTGCTCGCCTTCTGCGGACTGCCCTGGGACGACGCCTGCCTGGCCTTCGAACGCAACACCGCACCCGTGGCCACCGCGAGCGCGGTGCAGGTGCGCTCACCGATTTACCGCAGCTCACTGCACAGATGGAAACGCTACGAAGAACACCTGCAGGCACTCAAGGACCTGTTGCAGGCCGGTGGCATCGAGCTATGGAACAGCCCGTGA
- a CDS encoding DUF2147 domain-containing protein, with the protein MRKILTTALLALPLLAASLGASAADAAVGRWKTIDDKTGKVKSIVEIYPTTNGSLAGKVVEVLSSDRGPNPVCDKCDGERKNKPVKGMVILWGLKADGANEWAGGTILDPANGKTYKSKMELQAGGQKLDVSGCIAFICRAQTWQKE; encoded by the coding sequence ATGCGCAAGATTCTGACCACCGCCCTGCTGGCCCTGCCGCTGCTGGCCGCTTCGCTGGGGGCGTCCGCCGCCGATGCTGCGGTGGGTCGCTGGAAAACCATCGATGACAAGACCGGCAAGGTCAAATCTATCGTCGAGATCTACCCCACCACCAATGGCTCGCTGGCCGGCAAGGTCGTGGAAGTGCTGAGCTCGGATCGCGGCCCCAATCCGGTCTGCGACAAGTGCGATGGCGAGCGCAAGAACAAGCCGGTCAAGGGCATGGTGATCCTGTGGGGCCTGAAGGCCGACGGCGCCAACGAATGGGCCGGCGGCACCATCCTGGATCCGGCCAACGGCAAGACCTACAAGTCGAAGATGGAACTGCAGGCCGGTGGCCAGAAGCTGGACGTGTCCGGCTGCATCGCCTTCATCTGCCGCGCGCAGACCTGGCAGAAGGAATAA
- a CDS encoding TraB/GumN family protein has protein sequence MSHTWKCRVAGMLLVALAVPAFAQVPAAKAAATQAKAAQAQQAAYVPPVPLLWKVSDADNAVYLLGSFHMLRATDYPLSKEAEAAFADASSLMLEISPEEAESPELRKAIMEAALRRDGSSLANELGTDTWTQLQAWGQRNAMPPEALSMFETWFVGLTISLVEMSKQGLDPKLGLDQHFMDKARKAGKPAMGLEKAAEQIGLLDGMDAQEQRQLVKQSLEEADKGPEYTERLHRAWRNGDADFIWRETALELKREFPRLYQRINVDRNNHWLPQIEQRLKQPGRDNTLVVVGALHLLGSDGVVEKLRAKGYKVERLCSTCKP, from the coding sequence ATGAGCCACACCTGGAAGTGTCGAGTCGCAGGCATGCTGCTGGTCGCGTTGGCCGTGCCGGCCTTCGCACAGGTTCCTGCCGCCAAGGCGGCTGCCACGCAGGCGAAGGCCGCGCAGGCGCAGCAGGCGGCATACGTGCCTCCGGTGCCGTTGCTGTGGAAGGTGTCCGATGCCGACAACGCGGTCTATCTGCTCGGCTCGTTCCACATGCTGCGCGCCACCGACTATCCGTTGTCCAAGGAAGCCGAAGCCGCCTTTGCCGACGCCAGCTCGCTGATGCTGGAAATCTCGCCCGAGGAAGCCGAATCGCCCGAGTTGCGCAAGGCGATAATGGAAGCGGCATTGCGCCGTGACGGCAGCAGCCTGGCCAACGAACTGGGCACCGACACCTGGACGCAGTTGCAGGCCTGGGGTCAACGCAATGCCATGCCGCCCGAAGCACTGTCGATGTTCGAAACCTGGTTCGTCGGCCTGACCATCAGCCTGGTGGAAATGAGCAAGCAGGGCCTGGACCCGAAACTGGGCCTGGATCAGCACTTCATGGACAAGGCGCGCAAGGCCGGCAAGCCTGCGATGGGCCTGGAAAAGGCGGCGGAGCAGATTGGCCTGCTCGACGGCATGGATGCGCAGGAACAGCGCCAGCTGGTCAAGCAGTCGCTGGAGGAAGCGGACAAGGGCCCGGAATACACCGAACGCCTGCACCGCGCCTGGCGCAACGGCGATGCCGATTTCATCTGGCGCGAAACGGCGTTGGAACTCAAGCGTGAATTCCCGCGCCTGTATCAACGCATCAACGTGGATCGCAACAACCACTGGCTGCCGCAGATCGAGCAACGGCTCAAACAACCGGGCCGCGACAACACCCTGGTGGTGGTCGGCGCGTTGCATCTGCTCGGCAGCGATGGCGTGGTGGAAAAGCTGCGCGCCAAGGGATACAAGGTCGAGCGCCTCTGCTCGACCTGCAAGCCCTGA